A genome region from Blautia coccoides includes the following:
- a CDS encoding ABC transporter substrate-binding protein, translated as MKRKMAMLALSAVVVLGCIGCGGNSGNDESKPAEAEDQTENSGKTDSNADDTTSEKPFAGQTVRVTSWGGTYEETLRNIVKPAFEERTGATMEIVLGSAPLAQLKAEGDDPSVDVLHVNYYEMMNGKLLGVTKELDYDAMSNAPDLYDEAKENEYGVITNWGTRGYAYRNDLIDAPTSWKDLWNPEYAGKVIVSDVTFGGGYELAEMAAHAFFDTSLTDKSCWDGVFEKLEELAPNVYMVSTQHSDTDTALINGDAVIAIHTNGRTAMLSNDGHDEISYADLEEGLPGMPTYVAVAKNTKVPELANELVNELIGVEAEYAYATNNFYAPSNRKCEVPEELQPFMPYGEEAIQKLIFFDQEMITEEDRAEFVDRWNKVFKN; from the coding sequence ATGAAAAGAAAAATGGCAATGCTGGCTCTTAGTGCGGTTGTGGTCCTGGGATGTATAGGGTGCGGCGGCAATTCCGGAAATGATGAATCGAAGCCGGCAGAGGCAGAAGACCAGACAGAAAACAGCGGAAAAACAGACAGCAATGCAGATGACACCACATCCGAAAAACCTTTTGCGGGTCAGACGGTGAGAGTCACATCCTGGGGCGGCACATATGAAGAGACACTGAGGAATATTGTGAAACCTGCATTTGAGGAGAGAACAGGAGCTACTATGGAAATCGTGCTTGGCTCGGCACCGCTTGCTCAGTTGAAAGCAGAAGGCGATGATCCCTCTGTTGATGTACTGCATGTGAATTACTATGAGATGATGAATGGAAAATTACTGGGAGTAACAAAAGAATTGGATTATGATGCCATGTCTAATGCGCCCGATTTGTATGATGAGGCAAAGGAAAACGAATATGGCGTTATCACAAACTGGGGGACAAGAGGATATGCTTACCGCAATGACCTGATTGACGCACCTACGAGCTGGAAGGATCTCTGGAATCCCGAGTATGCGGGGAAAGTTATTGTGAGTGACGTGACCTTTGGCGGAGGTTATGAACTTGCAGAAATGGCTGCCCATGCATTTTTTGATACCAGCCTTACGGATAAATCGTGCTGGGATGGGGTTTTTGAGAAACTGGAAGAATTAGCACCTAATGTGTATATGGTATCTACCCAGCACAGCGATACAGATACTGCCCTTATCAATGGGGATGCAGTGATCGCTATCCATACCAATGGACGTACAGCAATGCTGTCTAATGACGGACACGATGAGATATCTTATGCAGACCTGGAAGAGGGTCTCCCAGGAATGCCCACGTATGTGGCAGTGGCTAAAAACACAAAGGTTCCAGAACTGGCCAATGAACTGGTCAACGAACTGATCGGAGTGGAGGCAGAATATGCCTATGCTACAAATAACTTCTATGCACCGTCGAACAGAAAATGTGAGGTTCCTGAGGAGCTGCAGCCATTCATGCCATACGGTGAAGAAGCAATCCAGAAACTGATATTCTTTGACCAGGAGATGATAACAGAGGAAGACAGAGCAGAATTTGTTGACCGCTGGAATAAGGTGTTTAAGAATTAA
- a CDS encoding ABC transporter permease, translated as MKQKEKKWTYVNKWYIILPIAFLMVIYLIPLCRMLWLSICDKDTGKYTAEYFMAFFKDRYYIGVLTRTLILSLWSVVFCIIMGYPVAYKIAHMKGWKRSIATTFLVLPLWVSITIRMFGWMAILPKSGVFSIVLQALHIISEPQNFLGSNVGVIMGLIHCGLPYFAMIMISPIENVDPCVEEASYVFGAGFVKTFFKVTLPLTSPGIVSGALLVFALNTAAFMVPVMLGGGKVMVMTNMIYQQTMFIFDWNFAAALSVILLFVSMFIVTLSSFLSNKMRIQE; from the coding sequence ATGAAACAAAAAGAAAAAAAGTGGACCTATGTAAATAAGTGGTACATAATTCTTCCAATTGCTTTTTTAATGGTGATTTATCTGATACCCCTTTGCAGAATGCTATGGTTGAGTATCTGTGATAAAGATACGGGGAAGTATACCGCAGAGTATTTTATGGCGTTTTTTAAGGACAGGTATTATATAGGGGTTTTGACAAGAACGCTTATTTTGAGCCTGTGGTCGGTAGTGTTCTGCATTATTATGGGGTATCCGGTTGCTTATAAGATTGCCCATATGAAAGGATGGAAACGGAGTATTGCCACAACATTTCTGGTTCTTCCTCTTTGGGTTTCCATAACCATTCGTATGTTTGGCTGGATGGCGATCCTGCCAAAAAGTGGTGTATTTAGTATTGTTCTGCAGGCACTGCATATCATTTCTGAGCCTCAGAATTTTTTAGGAAGTAATGTTGGGGTAATTATGGGACTGATTCACTGCGGGCTTCCATATTTTGCAATGATAATGATAAGCCCTATTGAAAATGTGGATCCGTGCGTAGAGGAGGCATCTTATGTATTCGGAGCAGGTTTCGTAAAGACGTTTTTTAAGGTGACACTTCCCCTTACATCTCCCGGAATCGTATCAGGCGCACTTTTAGTGTTTGCATTGAATACAGCGGCCTTTATGGTGCCCGTGATGCTTGGCGGCGGTAAGGTAATGGTCATGACTAATATGATTTATCAGCAGACCATGTTCATTTTTGACTGGAATTTTGCGGCGGCATTATCTGTAATTCTTTTGTTTGTATCAATGTTTATAGTCACATTGTCCAGTTTCCTATCTAATAAAATGAGGATACAGGAATGA
- a CDS encoding ABC transporter permease: MRKYKLAGTIFNSIVYLFLLLPLIVVIITSFGEGNRAVFPAHGFTLKWYTEALHNVDFFESVFISLKIAVVSTLISAVLGTMVSLYFWKTKGRLKEIFELIFMAPMVVPTVVYAVAFLLAFSSWKFVVPYWKLVLSYCAIQIPYVIRSVTAALYGLDVSFEEASLVLGARPMKTLYKVTLPCIKRGIISGIIFAFVVSFDEAVIIMFLRNASTVTYPLRLYTHITEQFSPMVSAFSAVFILISFLVIYVIERIFGLSNMYQ; encoded by the coding sequence ATGCGTAAATACAAATTAGCAGGGACGATCTTTAATTCTATTGTTTATCTTTTTCTCCTTCTGCCCCTGATCGTGGTGATCATTACATCCTTTGGAGAGGGAAACCGGGCAGTATTTCCTGCACATGGGTTTACTTTAAAATGGTATACAGAAGCGCTGCATAATGTGGATTTCTTTGAGTCTGTATTTATCAGCTTAAAGATAGCTGTGGTCAGTACATTGATTTCAGCTGTGTTGGGAACAATGGTCAGCCTTTATTTCTGGAAAACAAAAGGAAGACTAAAGGAGATATTTGAACTGATTTTTATGGCTCCCATGGTGGTGCCAACAGTGGTATATGCAGTAGCTTTTTTACTGGCATTTTCTTCCTGGAAGTTTGTAGTGCCGTATTGGAAGCTTGTTTTATCTTACTGTGCTATACAGATACCGTATGTGATCAGAAGTGTTACCGCTGCATTATATGGATTGGATGTCAGTTTTGAGGAGGCTTCTCTGGTTCTGGGAGCAAGGCCTATGAAGACACTTTATAAAGTTACACTTCCGTGTATAAAGCGGGGAATCATCTCGGGTATTATATTTGCTTTTGTAGTTTCTTTTGACGAAGCCGTCATTATCATGTTTTTGAGAAATGCATCTACCGTGACATATCCGCTTAGGCTGTATACGCATATAACGGAACAATTTTCTCCTATGGTATCTGCATTTTCAGCAGTTTTCATACTGATATCATTCCTTGTTATCTATGTAATAGAGAGGATTTTTGGTTTAAGCAATATGTATCAGTAG
- a CDS encoding SDR family NAD(P)-dependent oxidoreductase: protein MKCALDGRKIIVFGATGRVGKTVCRVLAEQGADVAVHCNRGREIAENVAESVRRSGGKAVTIQGNAADEADMHRCVREAYDFLGRVDGVVNLIHRDREFEPCKAADMSWKDWEPHVEAMQAHFHICKAVIPYMRRQQYGRIVYLSGGLSCRFFEGCAPFSAVKAGMNAFSKTVALEEGKFNITVNTVAPGKIATSGQNLGGEWGELEKRQMDSNPLKRFASLEDVAYAIMVFLIPENGYLTGQTVFAAGGEIMPMP, encoded by the coding sequence ATGAAATGTGCTCTGGACGGCAGAAAAATTATTGTATTTGGTGCCACCGGCAGAGTGGGAAAGACAGTATGCAGGGTATTGGCGGAGCAGGGAGCAGATGTTGCAGTTCATTGTAACCGAGGTAGAGAGATAGCAGAGAATGTGGCAGAGAGCGTCAGAAGATCAGGAGGAAAAGCTGTTACTATACAAGGGAATGCAGCAGACGAAGCTGACATGCACAGATGTGTGAGAGAAGCGTATGACTTTTTGGGACGCGTGGATGGGGTTGTAAATCTTATTCACAGGGACAGGGAATTTGAACCGTGCAAAGCGGCAGATATGAGTTGGAAAGATTGGGAACCTCACGTGGAGGCAATGCAGGCACATTTTCATATCTGCAAGGCAGTAATTCCATATATGAGAAGGCAGCAGTACGGAAGGATTGTGTATTTATCAGGTGGTCTGTCGTGCCGTTTCTTTGAAGGATGTGCGCCATTCTCGGCGGTGAAGGCGGGAATGAATGCATTTAGTAAAACCGTAGCTTTGGAAGAAGGGAAATTTAATATAACTGTAAATACTGTGGCGCCGGGAAAGATTGCCACGTCGGGTCAGAACCTTGGTGGAGAATGGGGAGAATTGGAAAAGAGGCAGATGGATTCTAATCCCCTTAAGAGATTTGCGTCACTGGAAGATGTTGCATATGCCATTATGGTTTTTCTCATTCCGGAAAATGGATATCTGACGGGACAGACAGTTTTTGCGGCAGGAGGGGAAATTATGCCTATGCCATAG
- a CDS encoding SDR family NAD(P)-dependent oxidoreductase, producing MDFQLEGKVALITGGAEKAGKYFALCYAKAGADIVITHSCLPEEAEKTKKEIEKLGRRCLSLEADNRNIPQLRRAVKRVEEYYGRLDILLHNASNFNEQPIDKVTEAVWDSSMEIILKGAFFLSQAAAPLMLKNGGGRMLAMIGNSFYENWPDFIPHSIAKIGLAKLMQMLAVTYSPYIQCNAICPASFLDSAEGNDILSSRGETVDDEKRIITIRGIPLHRGDKEEVAELILFLSACSNYINGAVIPVDAGKNLI from the coding sequence ATGGATTTTCAATTAGAAGGAAAAGTAGCATTGATCACAGGCGGAGCTGAGAAGGCAGGGAAATATTTTGCGCTTTGTTACGCAAAAGCAGGCGCAGATATTGTGATAACGCATTCTTGTTTGCCGGAAGAAGCGGAAAAGACAAAAAAAGAAATTGAAAAGCTGGGACGCAGGTGTCTGTCTTTGGAAGCAGATAACAGGAATATACCTCAGCTTAGAAGAGCAGTCAAAAGGGTGGAAGAATACTACGGACGATTGGATATTCTACTGCATAATGCCAGTAATTTTAATGAACAGCCAATAGATAAGGTGACAGAAGCTGTGTGGGACAGTTCGATGGAAATTATTTTAAAAGGGGCCTTTTTTCTCAGTCAGGCAGCAGCTCCACTAATGCTGAAAAATGGCGGGGGTAGAATGCTGGCTATGATAGGGAACTCATTTTATGAAAACTGGCCGGATTTTATTCCGCACTCCATTGCAAAAATCGGACTTGCTAAGCTTATGCAGATGTTAGCGGTTACCTATTCTCCTTATATTCAGTGTAATGCCATATGTCCAGCATCTTTTCTGGATTCTGCTGAGGGAAATGATATTCTTTCGTCCAGAGGAGAAACTGTGGATGATGAGAAACGTATCATAACAATCAGAGGTATACCGCTGCACAGGGGAGATAAGGAAGAAGTAGCAGAACTGATCCTTTTTCTGTCGGCCTGCAGTAATTATATAAACGGCGCAGTGATACCAGTTGACGCCGGAAAAAACTTAATCTGA
- a CDS encoding DUF2284 domain-containing protein, with amino-acid sequence MSEKYEELKQKALACGFSHVGDLDADTIQVKSEVRSACAENKCQHYNKNWVCPPGCGTLEECSRQIHKYSKGLIVQTTGELEDSFDIEGMQELGERHKEAFHKFAAVVREEYPGALVLGDGACDNCRECTYPDAPCRFPERQSSAMEAYGMLVSEVCQQNDILYYYGPGTLTYVGCILVE; translated from the coding sequence ATGTCAGAAAAGTATGAGGAATTAAAGCAAAAAGCCCTTGCCTGTGGATTTTCACATGTGGGTGATCTGGATGCAGATACGATCCAGGTCAAAAGCGAAGTGCGCAGCGCATGTGCGGAAAACAAATGTCAGCATTACAATAAAAACTGGGTCTGTCCGCCCGGATGCGGTACACTGGAAGAGTGCAGCAGGCAGATACACAAGTATTCAAAAGGGCTGATCGTACAGACAACCGGGGAGTTGGAGGACAGCTTTGATATAGAGGGAATGCAGGAATTAGGTGAGCGCCACAAGGAGGCATTTCACAAATTTGCGGCTGTTGTCAGGGAGGAATACCCCGGTGCGCTGGTTTTGGGGGACGGGGCATGTGATAACTGCAGGGAATGTACATATCCGGATGCGCCGTGCCGTTTTCCCGAGCGTCAGTCATCGGCAATGGAGGCTTACGGTATGCTTGTGAGCGAAGTATGCCAGCAAAATGACATACTTTATTATTACGGACCCGGAACCCTGACCTATGTGGGATGTATCCTGGTAGAATAG
- a CDS encoding alpha/beta hydrolase: MNKAMHLVLKALSEPETKLDLQKSRRIMNLKLLDPFKPFYRTLDTKIYNEGREVPVRIYFPNEESYDTVDIEAFQEKNKSLDTGKMSDNIYPVILYIHGGGFVTESVESYNRVCWNLAKNTAHVVVSVDYPLAPEHKFPTQIEDCYAAAKAVFLDRTILNAEPDQITLMGDSAGGNIVAAVCQMARDRGEFIPKRQILIYPCVNNDYSEENAYPSVQENGRDYLLTRQNMADYLDFYQSCEEDRRNPYFAPLLAEDFSNLPRALVITGELDPLRDEGEDYAGKMKAAGVDVTLHRITDGIHGFFLLEPVYPAVRETYDHINAFLSLEKSN; the protein is encoded by the coding sequence ATGAATAAAGCAATGCACCTGGTACTGAAAGCACTGTCTGAACCGGAGACGAAACTGGATCTGCAGAAATCAAGACGGATCATGAATCTGAAGCTTCTGGATCCCTTTAAACCTTTTTACCGGACACTGGATACAAAAATTTATAATGAAGGCAGGGAAGTGCCTGTGCGAATTTATTTTCCCAATGAGGAGTCTTACGATACGGTGGATATTGAAGCCTTCCAGGAGAAAAATAAATCTCTTGATACAGGGAAAATGTCGGACAATATATATCCGGTCATCTTATATATACACGGAGGCGGATTTGTGACGGAGAGCGTGGAATCCTATAACCGGGTATGCTGGAATCTGGCAAAGAATACGGCGCATGTGGTGGTGTCTGTGGACTATCCTTTGGCACCTGAGCATAAATTTCCCACTCAGATAGAGGATTGTTATGCTGCCGCAAAGGCTGTGTTTCTGGACCGGACCATTTTAAATGCGGAGCCGGACCAAATTACCCTTATGGGAGACAGCGCAGGGGGAAATATTGTTGCCGCTGTCTGTCAGATGGCCAGAGACAGGGGTGAATTTATTCCAAAGAGACAGATACTGATCTATCCCTGTGTCAATAATGATTATAGTGAGGAAAATGCGTATCCCTCTGTTCAGGAAAACGGCAGGGATTATCTTCTGACCAGGCAGAACATGGCTGACTATCTGGACTTTTACCAGAGCTGTGAGGAGGACAGGCGGAACCCTTATTTTGCGCCTTTGCTGGCAGAAGACTTTTCCAATCTTCCCAGGGCATTGGTGATCACAGGAGAATTGGACCCGCTCCGGGATGAGGGAGAAGATTATGCGGGAAAAATGAAAGCGGCAGGCGTGGATGTGACCTTGCACCGGATTACAGACGGCATCCATGGATTTTTCCTTTTAGAGCCAGTCTATCCCGCTGTGCGGGAGACATATGATCATATCAATGCATTTTTAAGTTTAGAGAAATCAAATTGA